In Campylobacter sp. VBCF_01 NA2, one DNA window encodes the following:
- a CDS encoding HlyD family secretion protein, with product MKNFFLLIFFFSFANSQELLNGYIEAEFTYISPYNSGILDEIYVQKGQEISPADKLFCVDKALGEANLKIAQNELIKAKSNYENLIKGKRQSEISALNAQLNSAKIALENAQKEFFRAQKLFKSNTISKSEFDQKSANFDTVKAKVAEFEAVLQTANLGARDDEIEIAKTNIAIAEQNLEKTKLIFAKNTAVSQHSGQIYDIYFKKGEFVGANSPVLSILEPQNIKVRFFVPQKILAKLKIGDEIGVLCDGCEGEKPAVISYISPSAEFTPPVIYSVASREKMVFMLEATFAPNTELKPGLGVSVRIK from the coding sequence ATGAAAAATTTCTTTTTGCTAATTTTCTTTTTTTCGTTTGCAAACTCGCAAGAGCTACTAAATGGCTACATAGAGGCTGAATTTACCTATATTTCACCGTATAATTCTGGGATTTTAGATGAAATTTATGTGCAAAAAGGGCAAGAAATTTCTCCCGCAGATAAACTTTTTTGCGTAGATAAGGCTCTTGGTGAAGCGAATTTAAAAATCGCCCAAAACGAGCTAATCAAGGCAAAATCAAACTACGAAAATTTAATCAAAGGCAAAAGACAAAGCGAAATCTCTGCCCTAAATGCCCAGTTAAATTCCGCTAAAATCGCACTCGAAAACGCACAAAAAGAGTTTTTTAGAGCGCAAAAACTTTTCAAATCAAACACCATAAGCAAATCCGAATTCGACCAAAAATCTGCGAATTTCGACACGGTAAAAGCCAAAGTCGCGGAATTCGAGGCAGTGTTACAAACAGCTAACCTTGGCGCAAGAGACGATGAAATCGAAATCGCAAAAACAAACATCGCCATTGCTGAGCAAAATTTAGAAAAAACAAAATTAATCTTTGCCAAAAACACAGCCGTCTCGCAACACAGCGGTCAAATTTACGATATTTATTTCAAAAAAGGCGAATTTGTCGGCGCAAATAGCCCGGTTTTATCGATTTTAGAACCGCAAAATATCAAAGTCAGATTTTTTGTGCCACAAAAAATCCTTGCGAAGCTCAAAATCGGCGATGAAATCGGAGTTTTGTGCGACGGCTGCGAGGGCGAAAAACCAGCTGTGATCTCGTATATCTCGCCAAGCGCCGAATTTACTCCGCCCGTGATTTACAGCGTCGCAAGCAGAGAAAAAATGGTCTTTATGCTCGAAGCCACCTTTGCGCCAAACACCGAATTAAAGCCGGGTTTGGGCGTTAGCGTGAGAATAAAATGA